A single window of Methylacidimicrobium sp. AP8 DNA harbors:
- a CDS encoding peptide ABC transporter substrate-binding protein gives MASRSLPAFVCGIALVLLANCSRPSGSDRLTLINGPEPESLDPQVITGQPEGRICKALFEGLTAEDKDGNIVPGIAREWTVSPDGRTYRFLLRESCWSDGSPLTAADFVASWQRALAPEMAAKYADLLYFIENAEAYNRGWLHDFSKVGVRAIDAHTLEVRLIGPTPFFPALCAQPIYFPVPLAAIQKHGDNWIKPGKLVSNGPYLLESWRINDRIVLRKNPRYWRQETVCIPWIEALAVTRASAAFNLYASGKADLLLDKGLIPTFFLSELRKQPYFHSAPFLATYFYRINVTVPPLNDPRVRKALALSIDRERLIRTITRGGELPARSLTPPGIPGYTPPAGLEFDPDKARALLAEAGFPGGRGFPPLTLLYNSSEQNEQIATEIQALWRQILGISVSLRNQEWKVYLNSVQSLSYEIARSSWVGDYADPYTFLGCFLRGSGNNNTGWSNSRYEQLLAEATVTVDLKRRLALLHEAETILVNEELPILPIYFYSGIMLYDENRLGGIACNLLDEHPFREIYFRPRSAAGAVQR, from the coding sequence ATGGCTTCGCGTAGCCTCCCGGCTTTCGTTTGCGGGATTGCGCTCGTCCTATTGGCGAATTGCAGCAGGCCCTCCGGCTCCGATCGACTGACCCTCATCAACGGACCGGAACCGGAAAGCCTAGATCCGCAGGTAATCACCGGACAACCCGAGGGACGGATTTGCAAGGCTCTCTTCGAGGGTCTCACGGCCGAAGACAAGGACGGCAACATCGTTCCGGGCATCGCCCGAGAGTGGACCGTTTCTCCGGACGGAAGGACCTACCGATTTCTTCTCCGGGAGAGCTGCTGGAGCGACGGCAGCCCGCTAACCGCCGCCGATTTCGTCGCCTCCTGGCAGCGGGCCCTCGCACCGGAGATGGCGGCCAAGTATGCGGACCTGCTCTATTTCATCGAAAACGCGGAAGCCTACAACCGGGGGTGGCTGCACGATTTCTCCAAAGTCGGTGTCCGGGCAATCGACGCGCACACGCTCGAAGTCCGGCTGATTGGTCCTACCCCTTTCTTTCCCGCCCTCTGCGCACAACCCATCTATTTTCCAGTGCCGCTCGCGGCCATACAAAAACATGGCGACAATTGGATCAAACCCGGAAAGCTCGTGAGCAACGGCCCCTACCTTCTCGAATCGTGGCGGATCAACGATCGCATCGTGCTGCGGAAGAATCCCCGGTACTGGCGACAGGAGACGGTTTGCATCCCATGGATCGAAGCGCTCGCCGTGACACGGGCGTCGGCGGCGTTCAACCTTTACGCGAGCGGCAAGGCCGATCTCCTTCTCGACAAGGGGCTCATTCCGACCTTCTTTCTTTCCGAGCTTCGGAAGCAGCCCTACTTTCATTCCGCCCCTTTCCTGGCTACCTACTTTTATCGGATCAATGTGACCGTTCCTCCGCTCAACGATCCTCGCGTCCGAAAAGCCCTAGCCCTGTCGATAGACCGGGAGCGCCTGATCCGCACCATCACCCGCGGCGGGGAGCTGCCGGCCCGATCTCTCACCCCGCCGGGAATTCCCGGATACACCCCACCCGCTGGCTTGGAATTCGATCCGGACAAGGCCAGGGCCCTGCTGGCCGAAGCGGGATTCCCCGGCGGTCGGGGATTTCCTCCATTGACTCTCCTGTACAACTCGAGCGAGCAGAACGAACAGATCGCGACCGAGATCCAGGCCCTTTGGCGCCAGATCTTGGGGATCTCCGTGAGCCTGCGCAATCAGGAGTGGAAGGTATACCTCAATTCCGTGCAGTCGCTCTCCTACGAAATCGCGCGCTCGAGCTGGGTGGGGGATTACGCGGATCCGTACACCTTTCTCGGGTGCTTTCTGCGCGGCAGCGGAAACAACAATACCGGCTGGTCGAACAGCCGCTACGAACAGCTGCTGGCGGAAGCCACGGTCACCGTGGATCTCAAGAGACGCTTGGCCCTGCTCCACGAGGCCGAGACCATTCTCGTCAACGAGGAACTTCCCATTCTTCCGATCTACTTCTACTCGGGAATCATGCTTTACGACGAAAACCGCCTGGGAGGCATCGCGTGCAACCTGCTCGATGAGCACCCGTTTCGAGAGATCTACTTCCGTCCCCGCTCCGCGGCGGGCGCGGTCCAGCGTTGA
- the secG gene encoding preprotein translocase subunit SecG translates to MIRILFDVLVVGYALVALLLVLVILMQRSKQEGLGATFGSGVTDALFGAQTSSILVKATAWLAAIFFGLAVILSNLSGRLASDHARIQEKLRHPRTASPSAPSAPGTTPKPAR, encoded by the coding sequence ATGATACGGATTCTTTTCGATGTCCTGGTTGTCGGATATGCCTTGGTGGCTCTTCTGCTCGTCTTAGTCATCCTCATGCAACGGAGCAAGCAGGAGGGGTTGGGAGCGACGTTCGGCAGCGGAGTCACCGACGCGCTCTTCGGCGCTCAAACCTCCAGCATCCTCGTCAAGGCAACCGCATGGCTTGCAGCGATCTTTTTCGGCTTGGCCGTGATCCTCTCGAATCTTTCCGGAAGGCTTGCCTCGGATCATGCCAGGATCCAGGAGAAGCTACGCCATCCCAGGACCGCTTCGCCTTCGGCTCCGTCTGCCCCGGGCACGACGCCCAAACCAGCGAGATGA
- the tpiA gene encoding triose-phosphate isomerase: MNARTKIIAGNWKMNKTVAEARSLVCELQGRLATFSGCDVVLCPPFTALASVAKLLESTPRIQLGAQNLHPAPKGAFTGEISASMLSDVGCRFVIVGHSERRRYFGETDAFLRDKLLAAVSAGLHPIFCVGEELADREAGRWPDHLRSQLQAVLHDLPPSILMEVVLAYEPVWAIGTGRTATPEQAQEAHAFLRQELERLHGNSVATGLRLQYGGSVTPENAREILAQPDVDGLLVGGASLEAGSFASIVLSVE, from the coding sequence GTGAATGCGCGCACCAAGATCATCGCCGGCAACTGGAAGATGAACAAGACCGTTGCCGAAGCGCGATCCCTCGTCTGCGAGCTCCAAGGGCGCTTGGCCACGTTTTCTGGTTGCGATGTTGTTCTCTGTCCGCCGTTTACGGCGCTGGCGAGCGTCGCCAAGCTCCTGGAATCGACCCCTCGGATCCAGCTAGGGGCGCAGAACCTTCATCCCGCCCCCAAGGGGGCATTTACGGGGGAAATTTCGGCTTCGATGCTTTCGGACGTCGGCTGTCGTTTCGTGATTGTCGGCCATTCGGAGCGGCGGCGCTACTTCGGCGAAACCGACGCTTTCCTCCGCGACAAGCTTCTCGCTGCCGTTTCGGCGGGCTTGCACCCCATCTTTTGCGTAGGAGAAGAACTTGCGGATCGGGAAGCGGGACGCTGGCCGGACCATTTGCGTTCCCAGCTTCAAGCCGTGCTGCACGATCTGCCTCCGTCCATCCTAATGGAAGTCGTGCTGGCCTACGAGCCGGTATGGGCCATCGGGACCGGACGAACCGCCACCCCGGAGCAAGCGCAGGAAGCCCACGCCTTCCTCCGGCAGGAGCTGGAGCGGCTCCATGGGAATTCCGTCGCCACCGGATTGCGGCTTCAGTACGGGGGAAGCGTCACCCCGGAAAACGCGCGGGAGATTTTAGCCCAGCCTGATGTGGATGGGCTACTCGTCGGAGGAGCCAGCTTGGAGGCCGGAAGCTTTGCCTCCATCGTTCTTTCGGTAGAATAA
- the pgk gene encoding phosphoglycerate kinase, which produces MAKRTILDVEVRGKRVLVRVDFNVPIEHVDGDARITDDTRIRATLPTVQNLVKRGARVVLMSHLGRPKGKPDPKLSLRPVADRLGYLLQKRVRFSDDCIGAGAENSAKSLQDGEVLLLENLRFHPEEEKNDPAFSRQLAQLGEIYVNDAFGTAHRAHSSTEGVAHFLAERAIGLLMEKELHFLGEELAHPARPFVVILGGAKVSDKIRVIDRLLAKADVLIIGGAMAYTFYLAQGKAVGKSLVEPDRVEMARLALNKAASRGIELLLPVDSYIVEHIDFERRQTSPGRYTQPAEEIPDGWRAVDIGPATLAAMKRPLAAARTIFWNGPMGVFEIRGCDKGTFAVAEMVAENRDAVSIVGGGDSVKALHRSGLADRITFISTGGGASLEFLEGKPLPGISVIPDKAEEEAKAAIAHATGEGPTESFLPT; this is translated from the coding sequence ATGGCAAAACGGACTATTTTGGACGTGGAGGTGCGCGGAAAGCGAGTGCTCGTGCGCGTGGATTTCAACGTTCCGATCGAACACGTGGACGGGGATGCGCGAATTACCGACGACACACGGATCCGCGCCACCCTCCCGACCGTACAGAATCTTGTGAAGAGAGGCGCCCGGGTCGTGCTGATGAGCCACTTGGGTCGTCCTAAAGGGAAGCCGGATCCCAAGCTGAGCTTGCGTCCGGTGGCCGACCGCTTGGGGTATCTGCTGCAAAAGCGGGTTCGGTTTTCCGACGACTGCATCGGCGCCGGTGCGGAAAATTCGGCGAAGTCTCTGCAGGACGGAGAAGTCCTCCTGCTCGAAAACCTTCGCTTTCATCCGGAGGAGGAAAAGAACGATCCCGCATTCAGCCGGCAGCTCGCCCAGTTGGGAGAGATCTACGTCAACGATGCGTTTGGAACGGCACACCGCGCCCATTCTTCTACCGAAGGCGTAGCCCACTTCCTTGCGGAGCGGGCCATCGGTCTACTCATGGAGAAGGAGCTCCATTTTCTCGGAGAGGAGCTGGCGCATCCGGCCCGCCCCTTCGTCGTGATCCTGGGAGGTGCGAAGGTTTCCGATAAGATTCGCGTCATCGATAGGCTCCTGGCCAAGGCCGATGTGCTCATCATCGGTGGGGCGATGGCGTACACGTTTTATCTGGCTCAAGGCAAGGCGGTAGGAAAGTCGCTCGTCGAGCCCGACCGGGTGGAAATGGCGCGGCTTGCCTTGAACAAGGCGGCAAGCCGCGGGATCGAGCTTCTCCTGCCGGTCGACAGCTACATTGTCGAACACATAGATTTCGAGCGCCGCCAAACCTCTCCGGGACGATACACGCAACCTGCCGAAGAGATTCCCGACGGCTGGCGAGCCGTCGATATCGGCCCTGCGACGCTTGCGGCTATGAAACGCCCGCTCGCGGCTGCACGGACGATTTTCTGGAACGGCCCGATGGGTGTTTTTGAAATCCGAGGCTGCGACAAGGGAACATTCGCCGTAGCGGAAATGGTTGCCGAAAACCGGGATGCGGTGAGCATCGTAGGCGGCGGAGATTCCGTCAAGGCCCTCCACCGATCCGGGCTGGCCGACCGCATCACCTTTATTTCGACGGGTGGAGGTGCATCCCTCGAGTTTCTCGAGGGGAAACCGTTGCCGGGGATCTCGGTGATACCCGATAAGGCCGAAGAAGAAGCCAAGGCTGCGATCGCCCACGCGACCGGCGAAGGGCCGACCGAGTCTTTTCTTCCGACGTGA
- the gap gene encoding type I glyceraldehyde-3-phosphate dehydrogenase, translating to MTRIAINGFGRIGRLILRIMAERNLLGQIPVVAVNDLVAADNLAYLLRYDSNYGRFPLPVQSAKSNPNLEKDDLLEIGGHTIRCLEIKEGPAAMPWADLGVDLVLEATGLFTSAERARGHLKAGASTVIITAPGKDADITVVYGVNHREIDRSRHAIISNASCTTNGLTPVVYVLLKEGFGVEEGLMTTVHSATASQKIQDGPSRKDWRGGRAVDGNIIPASTGAAKATALVLPEVKGKLTGMSFRIPTPTVSVVDLTVRTTKATSYEEICAAMKRASETYLAGVLGYTEDAVVSRDFLKDSRSSIFDASAGIGLNSHFFKLIAWYDNEWGYANRCVDLVHYLIRST from the coding sequence GTGACAAGAATTGCTATTAACGGATTTGGGCGCATCGGCCGGTTGATCTTGCGCATCATGGCGGAACGAAACCTATTGGGCCAGATCCCGGTTGTCGCCGTCAACGACCTAGTCGCCGCGGATAATTTAGCCTATTTACTCCGCTATGATAGCAACTATGGCAGATTTCCTCTTCCCGTCCAGTCCGCCAAGTCGAATCCGAACCTGGAAAAGGATGACCTTTTGGAGATTGGCGGCCATACGATCCGCTGCCTGGAAATAAAGGAGGGGCCGGCGGCGATGCCGTGGGCCGATCTGGGTGTCGACTTGGTGCTCGAAGCCACGGGTCTCTTTACGAGCGCCGAACGGGCCCGTGGGCACCTCAAGGCCGGCGCGTCGACCGTGATTATCACCGCTCCGGGCAAAGATGCGGACATCACTGTGGTCTACGGGGTGAATCACCGAGAGATCGATCGGAGCAGGCACGCGATCATTTCGAACGCCAGCTGCACGACCAACGGCCTGACCCCGGTGGTTTACGTGCTGCTCAAAGAAGGGTTCGGCGTCGAGGAAGGGCTGATGACCACCGTGCACAGCGCCACGGCCAGCCAGAAGATCCAGGACGGGCCGTCCCGTAAGGATTGGCGCGGGGGTCGCGCGGTGGACGGCAACATCATTCCGGCGAGCACCGGCGCAGCCAAGGCGACGGCGCTCGTCTTACCGGAGGTCAAAGGAAAGCTGACCGGAATGTCTTTCCGCATTCCGACTCCGACCGTCTCGGTGGTGGACCTGACGGTCCGGACCACCAAGGCGACGAGCTATGAGGAGATCTGCGCCGCGATGAAGCGGGCCAGCGAGACCTACTTAGCCGGGGTCTTGGGCTACACGGAGGATGCGGTAGTGTCGCGCGACTTCCTTAAGGATTCCCGCTCCAGCATCTTCGATGCCAGTGCCGGCATCGGCCTCAACAGCCATTTCTTCAAGCTGATCGCCTGGTACGACAACGAGTGGGGCTACGCCAATCGCTGCGTGGATCTCGTGCACTATCTGATCCGGTCGACGTAG
- a CDS encoding bifunctional methionine sulfoxide reductase B/A protein, whose product MTRDASTGSGTFVFLDEWGRPSEPTKGAYIRKPKEQWRYLLGDSTYAITREAATEPPFCGRFIASKEEGFYLCADCGLPLFSSAAKYVSGTGWPSFFAPFASQNIRQAEDRSHGMVRQEILCARCGAHLGHVFPDGPPPTGLRYCINSGALVFLPQHLLQGRGKDGERLERAAFAGGCFWGVEQAFENEKGVAAAFSGYSGGSVPFPTYEEVCTGRTGHAEAVLVLFDPKKISYEELLQKFWSIHDPTTRNRQGPDIGSQYRSAIFVYDEEQRRVAERSRRTLDESGRFRNPIVTEIVPADGFFFAEEYHQRYNQKHGISGGCAHLR is encoded by the coding sequence ATGACGCGGGATGCCTCGACAGGCTCCGGGACCTTCGTTTTCTTGGATGAGTGGGGTCGGCCGAGCGAGCCTACCAAGGGAGCCTATATTCGGAAGCCGAAGGAGCAATGGCGGTATCTGCTGGGCGATTCGACGTACGCAATCACCAGGGAAGCGGCGACCGAGCCGCCGTTCTGCGGCCGCTTCATCGCCAGCAAGGAAGAAGGGTTTTATCTTTGCGCCGACTGTGGGCTGCCCCTCTTTTCCTCGGCCGCGAAGTATGTTTCCGGGACGGGTTGGCCGAGCTTTTTCGCTCCCTTCGCCTCTCAGAACATTCGGCAGGCGGAGGATCGGAGCCATGGGATGGTTCGCCAGGAGATCCTCTGTGCGCGTTGCGGAGCCCATTTAGGCCATGTTTTCCCCGACGGTCCTCCGCCGACCGGGCTCCGCTATTGCATCAACTCCGGAGCGCTCGTCTTCCTTCCACAGCATCTGCTCCAGGGTAGGGGAAAGGATGGCGAGCGCTTGGAACGGGCGGCCTTCGCGGGCGGCTGCTTTTGGGGGGTCGAGCAGGCGTTCGAGAACGAGAAGGGAGTCGCCGCAGCCTTTTCCGGATATTCCGGCGGCTCAGTTCCGTTCCCGACGTACGAAGAGGTATGCACGGGACGGACGGGCCACGCCGAAGCGGTGCTTGTCCTCTTCGATCCCAAAAAGATTTCCTACGAAGAACTCTTGCAGAAATTCTGGAGCATCCATGATCCGACGACCCGGAACCGGCAGGGTCCGGACATCGGCTCGCAGTATCGGTCGGCAATCTTTGTCTACGACGAAGAGCAGAGAAGGGTCGCCGAGCGTTCGCGCCGCACGTTGGACGAGAGCGGACGATTCCGCAATCCGATCGTCACGGAGATCGTGCCCGCCGACGGATTCTTCTTCGCGGAAGAATATCACCAGCGATACAACCAAAAGCACGGTATTTCCGGCGGCTGCGCACACCTCCGGTGA
- the ppx gene encoding exopolyphosphatase, with product MPLAAAVDLGSNSFHLLVVQEENGQIRPIDRIKESVRLAAGLGADGTLSRDAMERAVRCLERFGQRLKPIPRSRVRVAGTNTLRKARNASEFIQRAENALGHSVDVISGHEEARLIYLGVAHGIQDDGGLRLVVDIGGGSTELILGRGLTPERMESLFMGCVSMSTAFFADGTITPSRLRRAELEALRELEPIAAVYRSAGWKKAIGSSGTILAVLEVAQAEGWSTNVITASALKKIVKALLDAQRIDKLPFRGLDEDRRLVFPGGVAILSALFSSLGIESLDISQGALREGLIYDLLGRNSEADSREKTVRNLVEQFRIDVRQADRVEKQALQLFGQVAGSCRLTEEDRHFLSWAARLHEIGMLISYTQHHKHGAYILDHIDMPGFSLRDQQRLAFLVRSHRRKYPKGELLRLREEDRMPTFSLSILLRIACLLERGRQDSLVPRIAIAAEEGGWKLRFPTNWLHEHPLTKADLEAEAAYLEATEFRLRFE from the coding sequence GTGCCGCTGGCTGCTGCCGTTGACCTCGGCTCGAATAGCTTCCACTTGCTGGTCGTGCAGGAGGAGAACGGGCAGATTCGCCCGATCGACCGCATCAAGGAATCCGTGCGCTTGGCCGCAGGCCTCGGTGCCGATGGAACCTTGTCCCGAGACGCGATGGAACGCGCAGTGCGCTGCCTGGAGCGATTCGGGCAACGGTTGAAGCCGATCCCTCGGTCGCGCGTCCGGGTAGCCGGGACGAACACCCTCCGGAAGGCGCGCAACGCCTCCGAGTTCATCCAAAGGGCCGAGAATGCCCTCGGCCATTCGGTCGATGTGATCTCCGGCCATGAGGAGGCGCGGCTGATCTATCTTGGCGTGGCGCACGGCATCCAGGACGACGGGGGGTTGCGGCTGGTGGTGGATATCGGAGGAGGAAGCACCGAGCTCATTTTGGGCAGAGGCTTGACTCCGGAAAGGATGGAGAGCCTTTTCATGGGCTGCGTCAGCATGAGCACCGCCTTCTTTGCCGACGGGACGATCACTCCGTCCCGCCTCCGGCGTGCAGAGTTGGAAGCTCTTCGGGAATTGGAACCGATTGCGGCGGTCTACCGCTCCGCAGGTTGGAAAAAAGCCATCGGCTCCTCGGGGACGATCCTGGCGGTCCTGGAGGTAGCGCAAGCCGAGGGCTGGTCGACGAACGTCATTACGGCGAGCGCCCTCAAGAAGATCGTTAAGGCGCTTTTGGACGCGCAGAGGATCGACAAGCTGCCTTTCCGGGGACTCGATGAGGATAGGAGGCTCGTATTTCCCGGCGGGGTGGCCATTCTTTCGGCGCTTTTTTCGTCGCTCGGCATCGAGAGTCTCGATATTTCGCAAGGCGCTCTACGGGAAGGCCTAATCTACGATCTTCTCGGAAGGAATTCGGAGGCCGATTCCCGGGAGAAGACGGTGCGGAATCTAGTAGAGCAGTTCCGTATCGACGTGCGACAGGCCGACCGAGTGGAGAAGCAGGCCTTGCAGCTCTTCGGGCAGGTGGCCGGGAGCTGCCGTCTCACGGAGGAAGATCGCCATTTTCTATCCTGGGCAGCCCGCCTCCACGAGATCGGGATGTTGATCTCCTACACCCAGCACCATAAACACGGTGCTTACATCCTTGACCACATCGATATGCCGGGCTTCTCCCTGCGGGACCAGCAGCGGCTGGCGTTTCTGGTTCGAAGCCATCGCCGCAAGTACCCCAAAGGAGAGCTGCTCCGGCTCCGGGAGGAGGACCGGATGCCCACCTTCTCCTTGAGCATCCTGCTCCGGATTGCGTGTCTACTGGAGCGGGGACGGCAAGATTCCCTCGTCCCCAGGATCGCGATCGCGGCCGAGGAAGGTGGTTGGAAGCTCCGGTTTCCGACGAATTGGTTGCACGAACATCCGCTGACGAAGGCGGATCTGGAAGCCGAAGCCGCGTATCTCGAGGCGACCGAATTCCGATTACGATTCGAGTGA
- the cutA gene encoding divalent-cation tolerance protein CutA yields MKPLLILITVSSEEEGARLASALLEARAASCVNLLPAIRSFYWWQGKREEAAEVLLLVKSAQEQWEKLETVVRRQHSYECPEIVAFSPERVEGRYLAWWEGELGAFSLES; encoded by the coding sequence GTGAAGCCGCTCCTCATCCTCATCACCGTTTCTTCCGAAGAGGAAGGAGCCCGGCTGGCGAGCGCCCTTCTGGAAGCTCGGGCGGCCTCCTGCGTCAACCTCTTGCCGGCGATTCGCTCGTTCTATTGGTGGCAAGGCAAGCGGGAGGAAGCCGCAGAGGTTCTTTTGCTGGTCAAGAGCGCCCAAGAGCAATGGGAGAAGCTGGAAACCGTCGTCCGCCGGCAGCACTCGTATGAATGTCCGGAGATCGTCGCCTTCTCTCCGGAGCGAGTCGAAGGGCGCTACCTTGCCTGGTGGGAAGGAGAGCTCGGCGCGTTTTCACTCGAATCGTAA
- the mnmA gene encoding tRNA 2-thiouridine(34) synthase MnmA, with the protein MSAKERVVVGMSGGVDSSVAAYLLQQQGFEVIGVTLKVWSDSCLSRSQEKCCGPQSITDARMVAHRLGIPHFVLDEAEAFEEEVIAPFIREYRRGRTPNPCALCNEKMKFGRLPQKARAWGAEHVATGHYARIERDGQGRVRLLKAKDRRKDQSYFLFRLQPHTLDRMLTPLGDYHKEEVRRIAREAGLSVWDKEESQGICFVPGHRYDAFLAERIGTREEACGEIVDISGKPLGRHQGIESYTVGQRRRLPGGQGKPLYVVDIDAGKRQVVVGPRETLERTHCFLSDTNWQQPIPPSSVRVDVKVRYNYPAAPARLTLLSDRRARIDFETPQAGLAPGQAAVCYADDLLLGGGWIERSAQGAVA; encoded by the coding sequence GTGTCCGCCAAAGAACGCGTCGTCGTGGGGATGAGCGGGGGAGTGGATTCCTCCGTGGCCGCCTACCTTCTGCAGCAGCAAGGATTTGAAGTGATCGGGGTTACCCTTAAGGTCTGGTCCGACTCTTGTCTCTCCCGCTCGCAGGAGAAGTGTTGCGGACCGCAGTCGATCACTGACGCGCGCATGGTCGCCCACCGGCTGGGAATTCCCCACTTCGTTCTCGACGAAGCGGAGGCATTCGAAGAAGAAGTGATCGCCCCCTTTATCCGGGAATACCGCCGTGGCCGCACCCCTAACCCTTGCGCGCTCTGCAACGAGAAGATGAAATTCGGCCGGCTTCCGCAAAAAGCAAGAGCGTGGGGCGCGGAACATGTCGCCACAGGCCACTATGCCCGTATCGAAAGGGACGGACAGGGGCGGGTTCGGCTTCTCAAGGCGAAAGACCGGCGTAAGGACCAATCCTATTTCCTTTTTCGTCTCCAGCCGCACACCCTCGATCGGATGTTGACCCCTCTGGGAGACTACCACAAGGAGGAGGTGCGCCGGATCGCGAGGGAAGCGGGGCTATCCGTCTGGGATAAGGAAGAGAGTCAGGGGATCTGCTTCGTTCCCGGTCACCGGTACGATGCCTTCCTGGCAGAACGGATCGGCACCCGGGAGGAGGCTTGCGGAGAGATCGTCGATATCTCCGGAAAGCCGCTGGGCCGTCACCAGGGTATCGAGTCGTATACCGTCGGCCAGCGCCGGCGGCTGCCCGGGGGCCAAGGAAAGCCTCTCTACGTGGTCGATATCGATGCCGGCAAGCGGCAGGTGGTCGTCGGCCCTCGCGAAACCCTCGAGCGGACCCATTGTTTTCTCTCTGACACCAACTGGCAGCAGCCCATTCCGCCCTCCTCCGTGCGTGTGGACGTTAAGGTCCGATACAACTACCCAGCGGCTCCCGCCCGGCTGACCCTGCTTTCCGACCGGCGTGCACGCATCGATTTTGAAACCCCGCAAGCCGGACTGGCGCCGGGACAGGCTGCCGTCTGTTACGCGGACGACCTCTTGCTGGGCGGAGGATGGATTGAAAGGAGCGCGCAGGGAGCCGTTGCGTGA